A stretch of Streptomyces vietnamensis DNA encodes these proteins:
- a CDS encoding Lrp/AsnC family transcriptional regulator, which yields MHTRESVLGESDLALIHALQIAPRASWTQLSGVLAVSPDTLARRWEALTAGGYAWSSMLAARRGTEATLYAWVELECVAGAAETTATEVAGDPYTLGVHQVTGDADLILLVNCPDLYALDGYLAGRVRRLPGVLRARTQVVTQLHNRPYRSRIEQLTPGQVQHLTEITGGDRRTRSPARAYPPVTELDQRIVAELAGDARRSAAELARQCGTSESTVRRRLDALGAAGGFHHHCLPAPRFSGRPVWALVTADVPPLDVTESVVSLGRLRQTRVVTSVTGPHNLALAMWLRTVEELHDVTAALVRAAPALRITGTAVSLRTHKIGAQVLGPDGRRTHHIRPATTP from the coding sequence ATGCATACCAGGGAATCCGTCCTGGGGGAGTCGGATCTGGCACTGATCCACGCACTGCAGATAGCGCCGCGCGCCAGCTGGACCCAGCTCTCCGGCGTGCTCGCCGTGAGCCCGGACACCCTCGCCCGGCGCTGGGAGGCCCTCACCGCCGGGGGGTACGCCTGGAGTTCGATGCTCGCCGCCCGCCGCGGCACGGAGGCCACCCTGTACGCGTGGGTGGAGCTGGAGTGCGTCGCCGGAGCCGCCGAGACCACCGCGACCGAGGTCGCGGGCGACCCGTACACCCTCGGCGTCCACCAGGTGACCGGCGACGCCGATCTGATCCTGCTCGTCAACTGCCCGGACCTGTACGCCCTCGACGGCTACCTCGCCGGGCGGGTGCGGCGGCTCCCCGGGGTGCTCAGGGCCCGCACGCAGGTCGTCACCCAGCTGCACAACCGCCCGTACCGTTCGCGGATCGAGCAGCTCACCCCGGGGCAGGTGCAGCACCTCACCGAGATCACCGGCGGCGACCGGCGGACCCGGTCCCCCGCGCGCGCGTACCCGCCCGTCACGGAGCTCGACCAGCGGATCGTCGCGGAGCTGGCGGGGGACGCCCGGCGCAGCGCCGCCGAGCTGGCCCGGCAGTGCGGCACGAGCGAGTCGACCGTACGCCGCAGGCTGGACGCCCTCGGCGCGGCCGGCGGCTTCCACCACCACTGCCTGCCCGCCCCGCGCTTCTCCGGCCGGCCCGTGTGGGCGCTGGTCACCGCGGACGTACCGCCCCTGGACGTGACCGAGTCGGTGGTCTCGCTCGGCCGGCTGCGCCAGACCCGGGTGGTCACCTCGGTCACCGGGCCGCACAACCTGGCGCTCGCCATGTGGCTCCGTACCGTCGAGGAGCTCCACGACGTGACGGCGGCGCTCGTGCGGGCCGCGCCGGCGCTGCGGATCACCGGCACCGCGGTCTCCCTGCGCACCCACAAGATCGGCGCGCAGGTCCTCGGCCCGGACGGCCGCCGCACCCACCACATAAGGCCCGCGACCACCCCCTGA
- a CDS encoding DUF6191 domain-containing protein yields the protein MEFAVFVTLPGLVILLTVIAFADQFLRMTGRGKRTGQVSSTGFEQLHATFSPGKQNELKERQSALVLRDDEEDGAPPRHSTVDLGGGRAVIRIKR from the coding sequence ATGGAGTTCGCCGTGTTCGTGACGCTGCCCGGCCTGGTCATCCTGCTGACCGTGATCGCCTTCGCCGACCAGTTCCTCCGCATGACCGGACGCGGCAAGCGCACCGGGCAGGTCTCCTCGACGGGCTTCGAGCAGCTGCACGCGACCTTCTCGCCGGGCAAGCAGAACGAGCTCAAGGAGCGGCAGAGCGCCCTGGTACTGCGCGACGACGAGGAGGACGGCGCGCCGCCGCGCCACTCGACGGTGGACCTCGGCGGCGGACGGGCCGTCATCAGGATCAAGCGCTGA
- a CDS encoding class I SAM-dependent methyltransferase: MYSPTPEDWREANRAKWDERVPIHAASEFYDLDAFRAGKDALRDFELAEVGDVTGRSLLHLQCHIGLDTLSWARHGASHVVGLDFSEPAVETARALAVDLGLSQERAAFVAADAYDAAEAVPDSSYDIVYTGTGALCWLPDLDRWAETAASLVAPGGFLYVAEFHPLTDSLDDETGSRVVHDYFVRDPWVDTTPGTYADLDAVTVHNRSVEWVHPVGEVVTALAKAGLRIEFLHEHDASLFPRYGSLQRHEDGYYRFPADRPRIPLMYSIKASRPA; encoded by the coding sequence ATGTACTCTCCGACGCCCGAGGACTGGCGCGAGGCCAACCGCGCGAAGTGGGACGAGCGCGTCCCGATCCACGCCGCCAGCGAGTTCTACGACCTGGACGCCTTCCGCGCGGGCAAGGACGCCCTACGGGACTTCGAGCTCGCGGAGGTCGGCGACGTCACCGGCCGCTCCCTGCTGCACCTCCAGTGCCACATCGGCCTGGACACCCTCTCCTGGGCCCGGCACGGCGCCTCCCACGTCGTCGGCCTGGACTTCTCCGAGCCGGCCGTCGAGACCGCCCGTGCGCTCGCCGTCGACCTGGGCCTCTCGCAGGAGCGGGCCGCGTTCGTCGCCGCCGACGCGTACGACGCGGCCGAGGCCGTCCCGGACAGCTCGTACGACATCGTCTACACCGGCACCGGGGCACTGTGCTGGCTGCCCGACCTCGACCGCTGGGCGGAGACCGCCGCCTCGCTCGTCGCCCCGGGCGGCTTCCTCTACGTGGCCGAGTTCCATCCGCTGACCGACTCGCTCGACGACGAGACCGGCAGCCGGGTCGTGCACGACTACTTCGTCCGCGACCCGTGGGTGGACACCACCCCGGGGACGTACGCCGACCTCGACGCCGTCACCGTCCACAACCGCAGCGTGGAGTGGGTGCACCCGGTCGGCGAGGTCGTCACGGCCCTCGCGAAGGCGGGTCTGCGCATCGAGTTCCTGCACGAGCACGACGCCTCGCTCTTCCCCCGCTACGGGTCCCTCCAGCGGCACGAGGACGGCTACTACCGCTTCCCGGCGGACCGCCCCCGCATCCCGCTGATGTACTCGATCAAGGCGTCCCGCCCGGCCTGA
- a CDS encoding prolyl oligopeptidase family serine peptidase, whose product MDAMTTESKHIDTPVWEQRFRAPRVSLPEWAEEAPDRSLFVSNATGTYELYAWDRASGEQRQVTDRPNGTTDGTLSPDGASIWWFADTDGDEFGVWMRQPFAGGEDEPAVPGLAPSYPAGLAIGREGTLVVGRSTDEDGSTVHLVRPGADTPVEIYRHRESAGVGDLSYDGSLIAIEHTEHGDAMHSALRVLRASDAGVVAELDDTKGGTEELGLTVLGFAPLAGDTRLLVGHQRRGRWEPMLWDVATGAETDLRLDLPGDVSAEWYPDGSGLLIVHGFEARSELWRYEIATGALVRVETPAGSVSSATARPDGSVEYLWSSAAEPPVVRSTAGGVVLDPPGPKAPPSVPVEDVWVEGPGGRVHALVQRPAEGEGPFPTVFEVHGGPTWHDSDAFASGPAAWVDHGYAVVRVNYRGSTGYGREWTDALKHRVGLIELEDIAAVRAWAVASGLADPERLVLSGGSWGGYLTLLGLGTQPDDWAVGLAAVPVADYVTAYEDEMEALKAMDRTLLGGSPEEVPERYAASSPLTYVDAVKAPVHLTAGVNDPRCPIRQIDNYVDRLAARGAVHEVYRYDAGHGSLVVEERIKQVALDLDFAARHLGTRAAGA is encoded by the coding sequence ATGGATGCCATGACTACCGAGAGCAAGCACATCGACACCCCCGTCTGGGAGCAGCGCTTCCGGGCGCCCCGTGTCTCCCTGCCCGAATGGGCCGAGGAGGCCCCGGACCGCTCACTGTTCGTGTCCAACGCGACCGGGACGTACGAGTTGTACGCCTGGGACCGGGCGAGCGGCGAGCAGCGGCAGGTCACGGACCGGCCGAACGGGACGACGGACGGCACGCTGTCGCCGGACGGCGCCTCGATCTGGTGGTTCGCGGACACCGACGGGGACGAGTTCGGGGTGTGGATGCGCCAGCCGTTCGCGGGCGGCGAGGACGAGCCGGCCGTGCCCGGCCTGGCCCCGTCCTACCCTGCCGGGCTCGCCATCGGCCGGGAGGGCACGCTCGTGGTGGGCCGCTCCACGGACGAGGACGGCTCGACGGTCCATCTCGTACGGCCGGGTGCCGACACCCCGGTCGAGATCTACCGGCACCGGGAGTCGGCCGGCGTCGGCGACCTGTCGTACGACGGCTCGCTGATCGCGATCGAGCACACCGAGCACGGCGACGCGATGCACTCGGCGCTGCGCGTGCTGCGCGCCTCGGACGCGGGCGTGGTGGCCGAGCTCGACGACACCAAGGGCGGCACGGAGGAGCTGGGGCTCACGGTCCTCGGCTTCGCGCCGCTGGCCGGGGACACCCGGCTGCTCGTCGGCCACCAGCGGCGCGGCCGCTGGGAGCCGATGCTGTGGGACGTGGCGACGGGCGCCGAGACGGACCTGCGGCTCGATCTGCCGGGCGACGTGTCGGCGGAGTGGTACCCGGACGGCTCGGGGCTGCTGATCGTGCACGGCTTCGAGGCCCGCAGCGAGCTGTGGCGGTACGAGATCGCGACCGGCGCCCTGGTACGGGTGGAGACCCCGGCCGGTTCGGTGTCGAGCGCGACGGCCCGGCCCGACGGGTCCGTGGAGTACCTGTGGTCCTCGGCCGCCGAGCCGCCGGTGGTGCGCTCCACGGCCGGCGGCGTCGTCCTGGACCCGCCGGGCCCGAAGGCGCCGCCGTCGGTGCCGGTGGAGGACGTGTGGGTGGAGGGGCCCGGCGGCAGGGTCCACGCGCTCGTGCAGCGCCCGGCGGAGGGCGAGGGGCCCTTCCCGACGGTCTTCGAGGTGCACGGCGGGCCCACCTGGCACGACAGCGACGCCTTCGCCTCGGGGCCGGCGGCCTGGGTGGACCACGGGTACGCGGTGGTGCGGGTCAACTACCGGGGCTCCACGGGGTACGGCCGGGAGTGGACGGACGCGCTGAAGCACCGGGTCGGTCTGATCGAGCTGGAGGACATCGCGGCGGTCCGCGCCTGGGCGGTGGCGAGCGGCCTCGCCGACCCGGAGCGCCTGGTCCTCTCCGGCGGATCGTGGGGCGGCTATCTGACGTTGCTCGGTCTGGGCACCCAGCCGGACGACTGGGCGGTCGGTCTCGCGGCGGTGCCCGTCGCGGACTACGTCACGGCGTACGAGGACGAGATGGAGGCCCTCAAGGCGATGGACCGGACGCTCCTGGGCGGGTCCCCGGAGGAGGTGCCCGAGCGGTACGCGGCCTCGTCGCCGCTGACGTACGTGGACGCGGTGAAGGCCCCGGTGCACCTGACGGCCGGCGTCAACGACCCGCGCTGCCCGATCCGCCAGATCGACAACTACGTCGACCGGCTCGCGGCCCGGGGCGCGGTCCACGAGGTGTACCGGTACGACGCGGGCCACGGCTCGCTCGTGGTGGAGGAGCGGATCAAGCAGGTCGCCCTGGACCTGGACTTCGCGGCGAGACACCTGGGGACCCGGGCTGCGGGGGCCTGA
- a CDS encoding SURF1 family protein, producing the protein MYRFLMTPRWWGINVFVLLAIPFCVFMGTWQLGKFEDRVESHREAEERPAASSLKAEALDSLLPVDKETSGRSARARGRFEEQFLVPDRELDGRTGSYVLTLLKTDGGRSLPVVRGWLPTGAKAPAPPSGEVTVVGALQASENPGTKGVHTAGGLPEGQLGMISAASLVNVVTDDVYDAWITLADSPAGLTPVPAAAAAGTGLDAKAFQNLGYTAEWFVFAGFVVFMWFRLVRREVEASRDEALGL; encoded by the coding sequence GTGTACCGGTTCCTGATGACGCCCCGCTGGTGGGGGATCAACGTCTTCGTCCTCCTCGCGATCCCGTTCTGCGTGTTCATGGGGACGTGGCAGCTCGGCAAGTTCGAGGACCGCGTCGAGTCCCACCGGGAGGCCGAGGAGCGGCCCGCCGCGAGCTCGCTGAAGGCCGAGGCGCTGGACTCGCTGCTGCCGGTCGACAAGGAGACCTCGGGCCGCTCGGCCCGGGCGCGCGGCCGGTTCGAGGAGCAGTTCCTCGTGCCGGACCGCGAGCTGGACGGCCGGACCGGCTCGTACGTGCTGACGCTCCTGAAGACCGACGGCGGCCGGTCGCTGCCGGTGGTCCGGGGCTGGCTCCCCACGGGCGCGAAGGCCCCCGCCCCGCCGTCCGGCGAGGTGACGGTGGTGGGTGCCCTCCAGGCCTCGGAGAACCCGGGCACGAAGGGCGTCCACACGGCGGGCGGGCTGCCGGAGGGGCAGCTCGGGATGATCAGTGCGGCGTCCCTGGTGAACGTGGTCACGGACGACGTCTACGACGCCTGGATCACCCTCGCGGACTCCCCCGCCGGGCTCACGCCGGTCCCGGCGGCGGCCGCGGCGGGCACGGGTCTGGACGCGAAGGCCTTCCAGAACCTCGGCTACACGGCGGAGTGGTTCGTCTTCGCGGGCTTCGTCGTCTTCATGTGGTTCCGCCTCGTCCGCCGCGAGGTGGAGGCCTCCCGCGACGAGGCACTGGGCCTGTAG
- a CDS encoding SigE family RNA polymerase sigma factor, producing MAEVLDIATIAPLRGGGTAVLPVRSSAVVPVRGSAVRPLRRPRALGGMPVIAPVPTGSHARGVDGIPSPRRSAEAVPAAGTTVDHLTETYRAHYRSLLGLAALLLDDTASCEDVVQEAFIRVHSARKRVREPEKTLAYLRQTVVNLSRSALRRRILGLKLLSKPMPDMASAEEGAYEQLEREDLIKAMRGLQRRQREVLALRYFSDMTEVQVAETLGISLGSVKAYGSRGIAALRVAMGATT from the coding sequence GTGGCAGAGGTACTCGACATCGCGACCATCGCCCCGCTGCGCGGCGGCGGCACGGCGGTGCTCCCCGTGCGGAGCAGTGCCGTCGTACCCGTGCGCGGCTCGGCGGTCCGTCCGCTCCGGCGCCCGCGCGCACTCGGCGGCATGCCGGTGATCGCCCCCGTGCCCACCGGATCCCACGCGCGCGGCGTCGACGGCATCCCGTCGCCCCGCAGGAGCGCCGAGGCCGTCCCGGCGGCCGGCACCACCGTCGACCACCTGACCGAGACCTACCGGGCCCACTACCGCTCGCTGCTCGGTCTCGCCGCGCTGCTCCTCGACGACACGGCCTCCTGCGAGGACGTCGTCCAGGAGGCCTTCATCCGCGTCCACTCGGCCCGCAAGCGGGTCCGTGAGCCCGAGAAGACCCTCGCCTACCTGCGCCAGACCGTGGTCAACCTCTCCCGGTCCGCGCTGCGCCGCCGCATCCTCGGCCTGAAGCTGCTGTCCAAGCCGATGCCGGACATGGCCAGTGCGGAGGAGGGGGCGTACGAGCAGCTGGAGCGCGAGGACCTGATCAAGGCGATGCGCGGCCTCCAGCGGCGCCAGCGCGAGGTGCTCGCCCTGCGGTACTTCTCCGACATGACCGAGGTCCAGGTCGCCGAGACGCTCGGGATCTCCCTGGGCTCGGTGAAGGCGTACGGTTCGCGGGGCATCGCGGCGCTGCGCGTCGCGATGGGAGCGACGACATGA
- a CDS encoding aspartate-semialdehyde dehydrogenase has protein sequence MTPRPTLAVVGATGAVGSVMLQMLTHHADVWGEIRLVSSPRSAGSKAAVRGEECEILALGEDVFEGVDLALFLVPEDVAARWAPIAVSKGAVVVDTSAAFRADPDVPLVVPELNAHAARVRPRGIVAGPGCTTLALIVAVGALHAEFGLAELVVTAQQAASGAGAGQAGVDALRAQLGLVAGGADLGTHPGDVRRTVGENTGPFPGPLALNVLPWSGTPGADGASSEEERVRDETRRVLGLPGLRVAATCVRVPVVTGHSVSVHARFEHPVPVARAHEVLATSPGVVLYDDPAAGDFPTPADVVGTDPAWVGRVRRSLDDERALDFFVCADNLRKGAALNALQIAESLVTDLWDL, from the coding sequence ATGACCCCGAGGCCGACGCTCGCGGTCGTGGGAGCGACCGGGGCGGTCGGCTCGGTGATGCTCCAGATGCTCACGCACCACGCGGACGTCTGGGGCGAGATCCGCCTCGTCTCCTCCCCGCGCTCGGCCGGCTCCAAGGCGGCCGTGCGCGGGGAGGAGTGCGAGATCCTCGCACTCGGCGAGGACGTGTTCGAGGGCGTCGACCTGGCGCTCTTCCTGGTGCCGGAGGACGTCGCCGCCCGCTGGGCGCCGATCGCCGTCTCCAAGGGCGCCGTCGTCGTGGACACCTCCGCGGCCTTCCGGGCCGACCCCGACGTCCCCCTCGTGGTCCCCGAACTCAACGCGCACGCCGCGCGGGTACGCCCCCGGGGCATCGTCGCCGGACCCGGCTGCACCACCCTCGCGCTGATCGTCGCCGTGGGCGCCCTGCACGCCGAGTTCGGGCTCGCCGAACTCGTCGTCACCGCCCAGCAGGCCGCCAGCGGCGCCGGCGCCGGACAGGCCGGGGTCGACGCGCTCCGCGCCCAGCTCGGCCTGGTGGCCGGCGGCGCCGACCTGGGCACCCACCCCGGAGACGTACGGCGGACCGTCGGCGAGAACACCGGCCCCTTCCCCGGCCCCCTCGCGCTCAACGTCCTGCCCTGGTCGGGCACCCCCGGCGCCGACGGGGCCTCCAGCGAGGAGGAGCGCGTACGGGACGAGACCCGGCGCGTCCTCGGCCTGCCCGGCCTCCGGGTCGCCGCCACCTGCGTGCGCGTCCCCGTCGTGACCGGGCACTCCGTCTCCGTGCACGCCCGCTTCGAACACCCCGTCCCCGTCGCACGCGCCCACGAGGTCCTCGCGACCTCCCCCGGGGTCGTGCTCTACGACGACCCGGCCGCGGGCGACTTCCCCACCCCCGCCGACGTCGTCGGCACCGACCCCGCCTGGGTCGGCCGGGTCCGGCGCTCCCTCGACGACGAGCGCGCGCTCGACTTCTTCGTCTGCGCCGACAACCTCCGCAAGGGCGCCGCCCTGAACGCCCTTCAGATCGCGGAATCGCTTGTCACGGATTTGTGGGATCTGTGA
- a CDS encoding aspartate kinase, translating into MGLVVQKYGGSSVADAEGIKRVAKRIVDTKKDGHQVVVVVSAMGDTTDELIDLAEQVSPMPAGREFDMLLTAGERISMALLAMAIKNLGHEAQSFTGSQAGVITDSVHNKARIIDVTPGRIRTALDEGNIAIVAGFQGVSQDKKDITTLGRGGSDTTAVALAAALDAEVCEIYTDVDGVFTADPRVVKKAKKIDWISFEDMLELAASGSKVLLHRCVEYARRYNIPIHVRSSFSGLQGTWVSNEPQGDRKVEQAIISGVAHDTSEAKITVVGVPDKPGEAAAIFRAVADAEINIDMIVQNVSAASTGLTDISFTLPKAEGRKAIDELEKAKGAIGFDSLRYDDQIGKISLVGAGMKTNPGVTADFFKALSDAGVNIELISTSEIRISVVTRADDVNEAVRAVHTAFGLDSDSDEAVVYGGTGR; encoded by the coding sequence GTGGGCCTTGTCGTGCAGAAGTACGGAGGCTCCTCCGTTGCCGATGCCGAAGGCATCAAGCGCGTCGCCAAGCGGATCGTGGACACCAAGAAGGACGGCCATCAGGTCGTCGTCGTGGTCTCCGCGATGGGCGACACGACGGACGAGCTGATCGATCTCGCCGAGCAGGTATCCCCGATGCCTGCCGGACGTGAGTTCGACATGCTGCTGACCGCCGGAGAGCGGATCTCCATGGCCCTGCTGGCCATGGCGATCAAAAACCTGGGCCACGAGGCCCAGTCGTTCACCGGCAGCCAGGCAGGCGTCATCACCGACTCGGTCCACAACAAAGCGCGCATCATCGATGTCACGCCGGGCCGGATCCGCACCGCCCTCGACGAGGGCAACATCGCCATCGTCGCCGGCTTCCAGGGCGTCAGCCAGGACAAGAAGGACATCACCACCCTCGGGCGCGGCGGTTCCGACACCACCGCCGTGGCGCTCGCCGCGGCCCTGGACGCCGAGGTCTGCGAGATCTACACCGACGTCGACGGTGTGTTCACGGCCGACCCGCGCGTGGTGAAGAAGGCGAAGAAGATCGACTGGATCTCCTTCGAGGACATGCTGGAGCTCGCCGCCTCCGGCTCCAAGGTGCTGCTGCACCGCTGCGTCGAGTACGCACGCCGTTACAACATCCCGATCCACGTCCGCTCGTCCTTCTCGGGGCTGCAGGGCACCTGGGTCAGCAACGAGCCGCAAGGGGACCGCAAGGTGGAGCAGGCCATCATCTCGGGCGTCGCCCACGACACCTCCGAGGCGAAGATCACCGTCGTCGGCGTGCCGGACAAGCCGGGCGAGGCCGCGGCCATCTTCCGTGCCGTCGCGGACGCCGAGATCAACATCGACATGATCGTGCAGAACGTGTCCGCGGCCTCCACCGGCCTGACGGACATCTCCTTCACCCTTCCCAAGGCCGAGGGCCGCAAGGCCATCGACGAGCTGGAGAAGGCGAAGGGCGCGATCGGCTTCGACTCGCTGCGTTACGACGACCAGATCGGCAAGATCTCCCTGGTCGGCGCTGGCATGAAGACGAACCCGGGCGTCACCGCGGACTTCTTCAAGGCGCTGTCGGACGCGGGTGTGAACATCGAGCTGATCTCGACCTCCGAGATCCGCATCTCGGTGGTCACCCGTGCCGACGACGTCAACGAGGCCGTGCGCGCCGTCCACACCGCCTTCGGTCTGGACAGCGACTCGGACGAGGCCGTCGTCTACGGAGGCACCGGCCGATGA
- a CDS encoding DUF4440 domain-containing protein, whose product MDQTLVDRMRTYLDAGLAMDVEALDALYDPAFENVRCDEEGLTVTLTKDMFMNRFRALKAQGRNVGESVDDATFLATGAFGAYGWIVVHRVKDGLPVLYTFVWQRDPRGGWGTLLREFTYEKDISHLVRLMERAAP is encoded by the coding sequence ATGGACCAGACCTTGGTGGACCGGATGCGCACCTACCTGGACGCGGGCCTCGCCATGGACGTCGAGGCACTGGACGCGCTGTACGACCCCGCCTTCGAGAACGTCCGCTGCGACGAGGAGGGCCTGACCGTGACCCTCACGAAGGACATGTTCATGAACCGGTTCCGCGCCCTGAAGGCGCAGGGCCGGAACGTCGGGGAGTCCGTCGACGACGCGACCTTCCTCGCGACCGGCGCGTTCGGCGCGTACGGCTGGATCGTCGTGCACCGGGTGAAGGACGGCCTGCCCGTCCTCTACACCTTCGTCTGGCAGCGCGACCCCCGGGGCGGCTGGGGGACGCTGCTGCGCGAGTTCACGTACGAGAAGGACATCAGCCACCTCGTACGGCTCATGGAGCGGGCTGCTCCTTGA
- a CDS encoding tetratricopeptide repeat protein, producing the protein MSGDVSASGERSVAAGGNIGWVHTGDRVTVLPAEATRPVRCPDGLVNVPRRSAHFVGRTAELDLLEGAEEPVVVCGLGGVGKSSLVARWALRQTAARNPVWWITAESRADVDAGLAGLAAAMQPELIDVLPQEALRERALQWLSTHDGWLLVLDNVTDPADVEGLLARAGQGRVVLTSRTTDAWYGIGRVLTLPVLAPDEAVELFGRVATHGGPRDTTGADRLCETLGQLPLAVEIAAAYCGRTATPPLAYLAELGRGGGRGNAEEAVARTLRVTLDRLDADLAAGGLLRLLAWFAPDRIPALLLPPMPGTREALGELAAHSMVTLHEDGSVSVHRLVQAVARRPDPEDPHREPGLVAQARLLAETALSYAVPQESEEPAHWETWRGLLPHVEAYLRHAGPEEDGEALLGTLVAAGAYLALNGLPEPALAVYERALTGAERLFGPDHPMALAVRGEMIGVLASVGREAEVVGMAAEVVRGTTRAFGADALATLLARRALARAHRLAGLFEEAVTLHQGVVADLIRVRGEVDRETLLALGELSGMYEAAGWTAEALMTCGYAMGNLWVQLGEDALDTLIARINLARIRARAGLTDQARADYQDLLPVCVRALGEDHPYTRVVADALAELDVKEQPAP; encoded by the coding sequence GTGAGCGGGGACGTATCCGCGTCGGGGGAGCGGTCCGTCGCGGCCGGCGGGAACATCGGGTGGGTCCACACGGGCGACCGGGTGACCGTCCTGCCGGCCGAGGCCACCCGCCCCGTGCGCTGCCCCGACGGGCTCGTCAACGTCCCCCGTAGGTCCGCCCACTTCGTCGGGCGCACGGCCGAGCTCGACCTCCTGGAAGGCGCGGAGGAGCCCGTCGTCGTGTGCGGCCTCGGCGGGGTCGGCAAGTCCTCGCTCGTCGCCCGCTGGGCCCTGCGGCAGACGGCGGCCCGCAATCCCGTCTGGTGGATCACCGCGGAGAGCCGCGCCGACGTCGACGCGGGGCTCGCGGGCCTCGCTGCCGCGATGCAGCCCGAGCTGATCGACGTGCTCCCGCAGGAGGCTCTGAGGGAGCGGGCGTTGCAGTGGCTGTCGACGCACGACGGCTGGCTCCTCGTCCTGGACAACGTCACCGATCCGGCCGACGTGGAGGGCCTGCTGGCCCGCGCCGGCCAGGGGCGGGTCGTGCTCACGAGCCGCACGACGGACGCCTGGTACGGGATCGGGCGCGTCCTCACGCTGCCCGTGCTGGCGCCCGACGAGGCCGTCGAGCTGTTCGGCCGCGTCGCCACGCACGGCGGCCCCCGGGACACCACCGGCGCCGACCGCCTCTGCGAGACCCTCGGGCAGCTGCCGCTGGCCGTCGAGATCGCCGCCGCGTACTGCGGCCGCACGGCCACGCCCCCGCTCGCGTACCTGGCGGAGCTGGGCCGGGGCGGCGGGCGCGGCAACGCGGAGGAGGCCGTCGCCCGGACCCTGCGCGTCACGCTCGACCGGCTCGACGCCGACCTGGCCGCGGGCGGACTCCTGCGCCTGCTCGCCTGGTTCGCCCCGGACCGGATCCCCGCGCTGCTCCTGCCGCCGATGCCGGGTACGCGCGAGGCGCTGGGGGAGCTGGCCGCGCACAGCATGGTCACGCTGCACGAGGACGGGTCGGTGTCGGTGCACCGGCTGGTGCAGGCGGTCGCCCGGCGACCGGACCCGGAGGACCCGCACCGGGAGCCCGGCCTTGTCGCGCAGGCCCGGTTGCTGGCCGAGACGGCCCTGAGCTACGCCGTACCGCAGGAGAGCGAGGAGCCGGCGCACTGGGAGACATGGCGGGGGCTGCTGCCGCACGTCGAGGCGTATCTGCGACACGCCGGCCCGGAGGAGGACGGGGAGGCGCTGCTCGGGACGCTGGTCGCGGCGGGCGCGTATCTGGCGCTCAACGGGCTGCCGGAGCCGGCCCTCGCCGTGTACGAGCGGGCGCTGACCGGCGCCGAGCGGCTCTTCGGCCCGGACCATCCGATGGCCCTCGCCGTACGCGGCGAGATGATCGGGGTCCTCGCCTCGGTGGGACGCGAGGCGGAGGTAGTCGGGATGGCGGCCGAGGTGGTGCGCGGCACGACGAGGGCGTTCGGGGCCGACGCCCTGGCCACGCTCCTGGCGCGCCGGGCCCTCGCGCGGGCGCACCGGCTGGCCGGTCTCTTCGAGGAGGCGGTCACCCTCCATCAGGGCGTGGTCGCGGACCTGATCCGTGTCCGGGGCGAGGTGGACAGGGAGACACTGCTGGCGCTCGGCGAGCTGTCCGGGATGTACGAGGCCGCGGGCTGGACCGCCGAAGCCCTCATGACCTGCGGCTACGCGATGGGCAACCTGTGGGTCCAGCTCGGTGAGGACGCCCTGGACACCCTGATCGCGCGGATCAACCTTGCGAGGATCCGCGCCCGCGCCGGGTTGACCGACCAGGCCCGCGCCGACTACCAGGATCTGCTGCCCGTCTGCGTACGAGCGCTCGGTGAGGACCATCCGTACACCCGCGTCGTGGCGGACGCCCTCGCCGAGCTGGACGTCAAGGAGCAGCCCGCTCCATGA